The following are encoded together in the Gorilla gorilla gorilla isolate KB3781 chromosome 14, NHGRI_mGorGor1-v2.1_pri, whole genome shotgun sequence genome:
- the LOC115930434 gene encoding cytochrome c oxidase copper chaperone-like: MPDLVDSNPALPESQEKKPLKPCCACPETKKARDACIIEKGEEHCGHLIEAHKECMRALGFKI; encoded by the coding sequence ATGCCGGATCTGGTTGACTCAAACCCTGCCCTGCCTGAGTCTCAGGAGAAGAAGCCGCTGAAGCCCTGTTGCGCTTGCCCGGAGACCAAGAAGGCGCGCGATGCGTGTATCATCGAGAAAGGAGAAGAACACTGTGGACATCTAATTGAGGCCCACAAGGAATGCATGAGAGCCCTaggatttaaaatatga